The sequence TCCGCGGCGCGGTGGTGGGCCTGCACACCAACACCCTCACGGTGGTCGGCGCCCAGCCGGATCCGGACGGCGCCGACAACAGCGTCGTGTACACGCAGCGCGTGAACTGAGGAAGGGGCGGGCGCGCCGCCACCCTGGCGGCGCCCCGCGCGGCCCCCCCACACTTCCCGGCCGGTGGCACCGGATCCCCCCTTCCCGGTCGACGCGCAGATGCGGCTCCCCCACCCGTCCCGGCTGCTCGGACGCGACTACCTCGTGCTCGTCGCACACAAGGCCGCGCTGGAGTCGGCCGGCCGCGCCGCGCCGCCCGCCGTCGATCGGCTCTTCGAGCAGGAGCTGGACGGGGTGGCGCTCGACGCCGAAGAGGACCTGATCGCGCTGCCGTACTTCGAGGTGGCCGAGGGCCGGTACGACGATCCCTCCGCCTATCGACTGGTGGACCCGCCTTTCACGGGTCCCGTGCTCTCGTACCCGGACCTGCTCGAGCGCCAGGTCGAGTTCTGGTTGCGGACGGCGTCGTCGGCGCTCACGGACCATGGGCCTGCGATCGGAGGCGTGGCGAGCGTCCTGGCGACCGCGGTGCTGGAACGCCGCGTCGAGCGCGGAGAGATCTCCGCGAAGGTTCTGGTGGAGCTCCTGCACCAGCACCGCTGGTCGGCCGGGGCCTCGATGACGGCCGAGCTCTTCCACGAAGCGATGCTCGGGGCGGGTTCCGATGGCGAGAGGGCGGAGAAGACGCTGAGCGCCCGGTCCGCCGATCCCCGGTTCATCGAAGCGCGGATGGACGCCGCGCGCCGACGCTTCGAGGACGCCAACGAGGCGGCCACGTCCCTCACGGACTGGGCCGAGCGGCTCTACCTCCTGCGGCCGCACCTCGAGGAGCTGAGCCTCTACCTGCTCCGGTCGGAGCTGGAAGGCACGGAGCGGCGCCTGGGCTTGGTGCTCCACCTGAAGCGCCTGGCCGGGGAGCGGTTGCGCGCGTTGGCTGCGTTCGCCGAGGCGCGGGTGCTGGATCCTGCCCACGCACCGCTCTACTTCGATGCGGACCTGGAGGCGCTGCGATCGGCGCGGGAGGGGCAGCCCGCCCAGGGGGAGCGGACGGGCGTGGCACGTCTGGAAGAGGCCCTGGACGATGCCTACCGGCTGGACCGTCGTGTCCCCCGCTTCTGGTACGAGGCGGCGAAGCGGGCGCTGCGGGCGTCACCGGATCCAGCCGTTCCCGAGCTCGCCGAGATCGACCCCTTCCGTCTCCTCAGCCTCCGCTGTCTGGAGGAGTGGTCCGCGGCCTGGGACGAACGGGCCTCGATCGAGCTCCTCACGGATCCCGAGGCCGGGTTGCCCAAGGACTTCAAGGCGGCGTTCCTCCGCGGGAACCGCCCCGTGGGGGCGCCCGATCGGGACGCCGGTCCACCGCCTCCGGCCTCGCGGCTCCGACTCCGGGATCACCAGATCGTCCAGGCGGGCGTGCGCTGGTTCTCCCTTCCGGGCTTCACGGGGGTCCCGTCCCTCTGGTCGGCCGTGGCGGGGGCGCGCCGACCGGCGCTCGAGCCGCTCCCCTTCGACGAGGAGTTCCTGAACGTCCCGCGTCTGCGGGCGCGGCGGGAGGACGACGGCGCCCCCTCCCCGGAGTCGGTCGCGGATCCACCCTGGACCGGAGACAGTTGGCCGTACCTGAGGACCCTGGAGCTCCAGCGGGACTTCTGGCGGCTGCTGGCCACCTGTCCGCGCGCCGACGGGCAGCCGACGGAGGACGAGGACCTCGCGTTCCACACCCTCGGTCGGTTGGTCTGGGAAGAGGGAGAGGCGCACGGCACCGCGTACGCGCGGGGCCTGGTCGAGCGCTGGCATGCGCACCGTTGGGCGCCGGGCACCCAGTTGGCGGGGCTGCTCCTCTACCAGACGATGCGTGATCCCAATCACGAGGCCTCTGTCCGGACCGACGAGCGGGGAAGCCTCGAGAACAACGGCACCCTGATCAACGCGCGCATCAAAGACCTGCAGGCACGGCTCCAGGCCATCAAGGAGTCGGTGACGACGCTGACCGAGTGGGCCGAGGCGCTCTACCGGATCAGCCCCCACCTGCACGAGCTGCGGATCCTGCTGGACCTGTCGGAGGGCGCCAACGCCGAGGCGTGGCTGGAGCGCTTCCAGCGCATCGGGTCCGACATCATCGACGTCGGCGCGCTCAACCTGCAGACGGTGCTGAGGCAGCGGGCCAGTGGAGCGGACGTGCCCACCTGGACGACCCGTTGGATCGACGAGGTCCGCACGCAGGAGGGCAGCCTGGGCCAGGCGTGGAAGCGGTTGGACCAGGTGTACCGCGAGCAGGTGGTCTTTCCGAAGTTCTGGTACGAGTTGGCGGTCCAGCACCTCGACACGCCCCTCGAGAAGATGCCTCCGGCGCTCACGGAGCTGGATCCCCTGCGGGTGGTCAGCATCGACGTGCTCGAGTGTTGGTCGGCGCAGCTCATCAATGCGCCACGGGACGGGGGGGACGCATGAGCCGAACCGCGGGGCTCCCGACCCCGGACGACCTGTGGCGGCGGATCGCTGCCCGATCCATCGATGGAGTCGTGGCCGCCGTGCTGCTGCGCCAGGTGCTGGCGCACGGCAGCCCCGCGCAGCAGGCGTCTCCGCCGACTCCGCCGGTGCAAGCCCTGACCCGACGCACGATCGTGGAGATCGGAACGGCGGGTGACGTGCAGGAGCGCTTGATGCTGGGGCATCTCCTGGACGGAGAGGCCGGCATCGCCGCCCGCCGGTACGATGCGCTCATCGAGGCAGCCGGGGGCCGGCAGGCGGACCTGCTGCGACGCAAGGGTGCGCTGTTCCTCGTCGTGGACGTCGCCGTCGCGGCCGCCGCCCTGGAGCGGGCGGTGGCGCTGGCTCCCGCGGACGGGACCGCCTGGTTGGGGTTGTGCTTCGCCCGGGAGCGGGCGGGCGATCGGAAGGGCGGACGGGAGGCGTTCGAGCAGGCCTCGCGTCACGGTGCCGACCTCTCGGTCATGGACGAGCCCGAGCCGCCGCTCCCCGGCGCGCGCCAGGGCCCGAGCCCGACGCTGCTGGAGCGCGTGCGACCCATCCGCGGTCGCGCCCTGGACGCGGCCGTGGCGCTGCTGCCCAAGGCGCGGGACCGGTTTCGCGGTCTTGCGTCGCACGATACGCCGGACAAGCAGGTCGGCTGGGATCTCGTCGCTGCGGTGGCGGTGGCGTGGTACGCGTTCGAGGCGGCCCTGGACGCCGACTCGGACGACTACGCGGGCGACGCCCAGGCCCTCTTCGCGGCGGAGACCCGTCGCCGGTCGTTCAGCCCGGTGCCGCCCGCCCGCCAGCAGGCGTTCAACGAGGCCTGGGAGGAGCACGGCCACACGCTGTTCATGCGCACCGCCGCGTACATGCTCACGCAGACCGGCGCGCTGTGGGAGGCCGCCGCGGCCGGGGGCGGGTCCGAGCGGGAGACGCGCGGGCTTCGGACCCGCGCCCGCGAAGCGGAGCACCGCGCCATCGCCGAATGGGTGCTGCGGTGCGTGTGCGGCAGCGCGTACGAGGCCGAGCCGGAGGATCGGCTGATCGAGCTGGGGCAGTGGGTGGAGGAGGCAGGAAAGGCGATCGCCGGGTAGGACCGGCTCGGCAGCCCCTTCGAGTCGCTATGTGCCGCCGAGCGCGACACCCACCGACACGACGAGGAATCGCCGTGTTTCTCGCTGCGGGATCCTCCGGTCGTGCGCGAAGGCCAGCGCGAGCGCGGGCCAGAGGCGGAACGGCGCCAGGCGGATCTCGCTCGCCAGCCCGTGCGTGTGCAGGAGCAACTCCTCCCCCGGCCGGTCCTCGACCGAAGAGGCCCACACGAGACGGAGATCGGGAACCGGAGCCCAGTCGAAACGTCCGACCGCACCCCGGGTGTCCCCCACGCCGAGCAGGACGGCGGCCGTCGCGTCCGTGCGCATGCCGTCATGGAGCTGGTAGCCGGCCTCCACGAGCAGGTCTCCCGGGCTGACGACCAGCGCCGTGTGGATCCGCCCGTCCGGACTCCAGGTCACTCCCGCCTCACCACCCGCGGGCCCGCACGTGTCCAGACAGAGGCGGCCGTCGAGCGTCGTGTCGGCCGCGCTGGCCAGGCTCGCGGACACGTAGCCTCCCCATCCCTGCGCCACCTCCGCCGAGCGAGGCGTGCGCACCGTCTGACAGGCGCCGAGCACGACGCACAGGGCGGGAAGCAGCCGGAAGAGCAGCGGGCGCGGGAGCATGGGCGGAGAGGGGAAGCGGAGGACCAGGGGATGCGTGAAGGTAATCGAACGGTCCCGGTGCGGCGCCCGCGCGGAGCATCGGTGTCGGCGCCGGCGCCCGTTCTGCGTTCACGCAGGTAGGGCCCCCGACCCGGAGGGGTCCGTCCGTCCTGTGTGAGCCGCGCCATGACCTTCAAGACCCTCCGCCTCCTGTCCGTGCTGGCGCTCCAGGCCGGTGTGCCTCCTGCCCTGATCGCCCAGACCGTGCAGGGCACCTCGCTCCGTGGGGATTGGGTGCGCGTCGTCAGCAACAACAACCGCAACGACCAGATGCGGATCCACGTGGACGGCGACGCCACGCTCACGGTCGTGCCGAGCTCGTCCACGCGCTACTGGCAGGTGGGGCAGATCCTGTGGCGGGCCATCCAGCCGAGCGGCGAAGTCGCCGTGCGCGGCAGCGACGGCAGCTACTACCCGGGTGCGTTCACGTGGCAGGGATCGGACACGCTGCGCCTGCACGTGCAGGCGTCGGGAGCCGGCTACGACCAGACGTGGACGCGCGCCGGACCGTCCGTGCTGGGCGACTGGGTGCGGATCGCGCCCCCTGGCGATCCGGAGGACGGCATGCGGGTGCAGGCCACCGGGAGCGAGGCGTCCATCCGCTATCTCCCGGCGGCCGCTCCGCGCAGCTTCCGCGTGGGACGTCGACTGTGGCAGGGCATCCGCGCACAGGGCGCGCTCGACGTGCTGGGCTCGGACGGTCGCTACCATCCTGCCACGGTCACGCTCCTGGGCACGGACAGCCTGCGGATCGACAGCGCCTCCCCCATGGTGTCGAACGGCGCCATCTGGGTGCGTCCGACCGCCGTCGCGGCCGCGCGCACGGCCCCCGCCGGTCCGCCCGCCAATCCGAACGCGCCCGGATCGGGTCTGCAGCCGCCGGCCGGTCCGCCGGGAGTCACCCCACCCACGACCTTCACCCCGCCGCCAGCGAGTGGCGCGTGCGTGGCCACCTCCACACCGCTCGACGCCGAAGACGTGCGTTGGCAGTGGGGGCTTACGGTCCCCGTCCGGAACGACTCGCTCGCCGAGGTGCTGGGCGTGCAGGAGGCCATGATGAGCGGGCTTCCCAGCGGGCCCGCGTTGGCCCCCGTGGACCTGGAGCATTCGCTGTTGCCCGGCTTCCCGGACGGCTTCGCGTTCATCCACGAGGCACGCTCGCGCCGCATCCAGACGCAGCATCACCTCCTCCTGACGCGCGCGGAGCTGGACCAGCGGATGCAGGCCGCGCGCTCCGCCGGCCTGCGACCGACGGACGTCGAGGCGTACGATACGCCCGCGGGCGTCCGCTATGCCGGCATCTGGGAGACGAACCTGCAGGGCGTCGACTGGCGCGTGGACGTGGAGGTCACCTCGGCCGAGCTCGCGAACGTGCTGCGCAGCTCCGTTCCCGGCTCGCACCGGCTGGTGGACCTCGAGGTGCGGTCCACACCGAACGGACTCCTGCATTCGGCCATCTGGTACCGGAGCTGCGATGCCTCCAACTGGTCGGAGGTCCGGGGCATGGATTCCACCGCGTTCCGACAACGGATCCAGACGCAGTCGGCCGCGGGCTTCCAGGTCATCGACGTGGAGTCGTATGAGACGTCCGGAGGCCAGCGCTATGCGGCGGTGTGGGAGGCCAAGGATCCGGCGCGCGGGTGGGCGGTGGAGTTCGGCAGGGACCTGAACGGATTCCTGAACGACCACCGCCGCTACGAGGACCAGGGCATGCGGCTCGTGGACTACGAGTCCTACACGACGGCGGCGGGACCGCGGTATGCGGGCGTGTGGGCGGAGAACGACGACCGCTACGACATGCCGTTCCGGATGGCCATCGACACGGTGCTGACCACCTACGTCACCACCAATCCCGTGCCCGGCGTCTCGGTGGTGGTGATGCGGGATGGGGAGGTCCTCTACCGTGGTGGAGCGGGCCAGGCGGACCGCGCGGCGCAGAAGGATGCGCACTCCGGTACCCTGTATCCCACGGCCTCCGTGGCCAAGGCCATCGCGGCCACGCTCGCCGTACGGCTGGAGAGTCGCGGCCTGATCGACCTGACGCGCCGCACCAGCGACTACGTCTCGGTGCCCAACGCGTCGCACACGCACACGCTGGAGCAGTTGCTGTCCAAGACGGGGTGCGTGTGGCACTACCCGCAGGGCCCGGAGCCGCCGGAGCGGTTCTACATGTTGCGCGATTCGGTGATCGCGCAGTACAGCGCCACGGACTCCATCATGACAGGCTGCATCCCCGGCAGCCACTATCACTACTCGACGCACGGCTTCACGTTCGTGGGTGCCGCGCTGGAGAAGGTCACGGGCAAGGACATCGTCCAGCTCCTGCGGGACGAGATCGTCGAACCGTTCGGGCTCTGGAGCCTGGACCGTTCCTCCGACGTGGGGCCCGTGTTCGGTGTGCCGTGGTTCAACCAGGCGCAGCTCTACTCGTACGACACCACCACGGTGCAGGGTCAACCCGTTGGGCTGACGATCCCGCGTCGCACCGACGACAGCTGGAAGATCCTCGGGGGTGGGCTGCAGGCGGACGCGCGTGATCTGGCGCGCTTCGGAGAGCTGACCTTGATGGGGCAGATCGCCGACACCGCTCGGCTCTGGACCTCGCACACCGACAACACACGCACCTGGTCCCGACCGCGGCGGCGGGTGGCGCCTCCGGTGGGACTGGCCTGGGTGCTCGGGACCGCGAACGCGGGGAGGCCCGTGGCCATGCATGGCGGATATGCCCTGGGCGCCCGCTCGTGGCTGGGGTTGTGGCGCGGTCCCACGGCGCAACAACGCCTGGTCGTCGCGGTCCTGAGCAACCAGGAGAACACCTTCGCGGGAGGCGCGACGGACATCCAGGGCCTGGGCACCCGAATCGCCCGATTGGTGTTCCTGCGGCCTCCACCACCCCCCTGACCGGAATCCGGGGGCCGAGCAGCCGTCCGGCGCGCACCCCGTGCGGAGCTCCCGGCCGTTGGGCCTGGCACGCGCGTGGCGCTCCCCGATCTCCATCCCTGGCGGCGTCGGCGCCCGGACTGCGTTGGTGGAAGTGAGCGGGTCGTCCAGGTCCGCCGTCCAGATCCTTTCTCATCCGTTCCACGGGAGCAGGGCGATGCGAACCACCCCGACGATCCTCGGACTTCTCCTGTGCACGCTGTTCTTGGCGCTTCCCCAGCCCGCCGACGCGCAGCTCCGTCGTCTCCGCGACGCCGCCAAGCGAGCCGCGGAGCGGGAGACGAGCGCCATCGTCGATCGCCTGGTGAGTGACGCGATCCGCTGCGCAGTGGACGATCCACGCTGCACCAGCCAGGCCGAAGCGGACGGCAAGGAGGTCATCTACGTCGACGCGGACGGAGAGATCATCACGGACGACGACGGCGTGCCGATCACCGACCGCGAGGAGGCTGCGAAGCGCTCGCCGGCCCTGGAGGCGCCAGGTGAGGGGTTGTGGGCCAACTACGACTTCGTGCCCGGGGACCGGATCGTCTTCTACGACGACTTCCAGCACGACCGCGTGGGGGATTTCCCGCGCCGCTTCGAGCTGATCATGGGCAACTGGGACGTGGTCGAGTCGGGCGAGCGGCGCTACCTGCGCGGGACGTCGGGGGGCTCGGTCAAGATTCCGTTGCCGGAGACGTTGCCCGACCGCTTCACCATGGAATTCGACGCGAGCCTGGAGCACGGGAACGGCTACATCCGTATCACCACCGCGCCCGCGTATCATGGTCCCGACCGCACGTTCGAGGGGTCGGCCGTCTCCTTGATGCTGAACGATGCCGGGCTCCTGCCGGTCGCGAAGACGGGGCCCGAGGCGCGGACCCGGCACGACCATCGGTTCTCCGAGGAGGGCACGGCGCCGTTCCGGGTGATGGCGGACGGCGACTACATGAAGGTCTACGTGGGCGAGAAGCGCGTGGCCAACGTGCCCAACGCGGTCTTTCCCCGCAGTGACGCGCTCTATATCCACACCTCGTCCGCCAGCGAAGGGCGGCCCACCCTGATCGGGCCGATCCGGATCGCGGCGGGTGGGCTGGACCTGTACTCGCGCCTCGAGGCGGAGGGCCGGGTCTCGACCCAGGGGATCCTCTTCGCGGTGGACAGCGACCAGATCCGTCCGGAATCCACACCGACCCTGGAGGAGATCGGCACCATGCTGGCCGACCATCCCGACCTGCGGCTCGCCGTAGAGGGGCATACGGACGCGGACGGGGATGAGGCCCACAACCTGGATCTGTCCGAGCGGCGGGCGCAGGCGGTGAAGGAGTTCCTGATGGAGCGCTACGGGATCGACGGCAGCCGGCTCGAAGCCCACGGCTATGGCGAGTCGCAGCCGGTGGCGGACAACACCACCCCGGAGGGCAAGCAGCAGAACCGGCGGGTGGACCTGGTACGGCTGCCGTAGAGGGCGCGGCCCCACGCCGGACCGGGGGCCAGCGCTTTCCGGATCAGGTCGGGGCGGGCATGTTGCGGGGGTCGGCGCTGGGTGCAGCGCCGACCCCCCAGGTCATGCCCCTGTCCCGAGCCAGCCCAGGAGTTCCGATGCCCCACTCCATCGTCCGTCGGCACGTCGGCCCCCCTGTTCGGGTCCGCTCCGCTGTCTCCCCTTCCGGGTGGTGGGCCACCTCCTCCGCTCTTGCGAGTCGCGGGCGAGGCGTCGTTCTCGCCGCGCTGATGGTCACCGCCGTCGCGACGCCCGCCGCCGCCCAGGACATGGACGCCGTGCAGATCACCACGACGCGGGTGGCCGACGGCGTCTACATGCTGATGGGTCAGGGCGGCAACATCGGCCTGTCGGTGGGACCGGACGGCGCCTTCGTGA is a genomic window of Gemmatimonadota bacterium containing:
- a CDS encoding serine hydrolase, coding for MTFKTLRLLSVLALQAGVPPALIAQTVQGTSLRGDWVRVVSNNNRNDQMRIHVDGDATLTVVPSSSTRYWQVGQILWRAIQPSGEVAVRGSDGSYYPGAFTWQGSDTLRLHVQASGAGYDQTWTRAGPSVLGDWVRIAPPGDPEDGMRVQATGSEASIRYLPAAAPRSFRVGRRLWQGIRAQGALDVLGSDGRYHPATVTLLGTDSLRIDSASPMVSNGAIWVRPTAVAAARTAPAGPPANPNAPGSGLQPPAGPPGVTPPTTFTPPPASGACVATSTPLDAEDVRWQWGLTVPVRNDSLAEVLGVQEAMMSGLPSGPALAPVDLEHSLLPGFPDGFAFIHEARSRRIQTQHHLLLTRAELDQRMQAARSAGLRPTDVEAYDTPAGVRYAGIWETNLQGVDWRVDVEVTSAELANVLRSSVPGSHRLVDLEVRSTPNGLLHSAIWYRSCDASNWSEVRGMDSTAFRQRIQTQSAAGFQVIDVESYETSGGQRYAAVWEAKDPARGWAVEFGRDLNGFLNDHRRYEDQGMRLVDYESYTTAAGPRYAGVWAENDDRYDMPFRMAIDTVLTTYVTTNPVPGVSVVVMRDGEVLYRGGAGQADRAAQKDAHSGTLYPTASVAKAIAATLAVRLESRGLIDLTRRTSDYVSVPNASHTHTLEQLLSKTGCVWHYPQGPEPPERFYMLRDSVIAQYSATDSIMTGCIPGSHYHYSTHGFTFVGAALEKVTGKDIVQLLRDEIVEPFGLWSLDRSSDVGPVFGVPWFNQAQLYSYDTTTVQGQPVGLTIPRRTDDSWKILGGGLQADARDLARFGELTLMGQIADTARLWTSHTDNTRTWSRPRRRVAPPVGLAWVLGTANAGRPVAMHGGYALGARSWLGLWRGPTAQQRLVVAVLSNQENTFAGGATDIQGLGTRIARLVFLRPPPPP
- a CDS encoding OmpA family protein, with product MRTTPTILGLLLCTLFLALPQPADAQLRRLRDAAKRAAERETSAIVDRLVSDAIRCAVDDPRCTSQAEADGKEVIYVDADGEIITDDDGVPITDREEAAKRSPALEAPGEGLWANYDFVPGDRIVFYDDFQHDRVGDFPRRFELIMGNWDVVESGERRYLRGTSGGSVKIPLPETLPDRFTMEFDASLEHGNGYIRITTAPAYHGPDRTFEGSAVSLMLNDAGLLPVAKTGPEARTRHDHRFSEEGTAPFRVMADGDYMKVYVGEKRVANVPNAVFPRSDALYIHTSSASEGRPTLIGPIRIAAGGLDLYSRLEAEGRVSTQGILFAVDSDQIRPESTPTLEEIGTMLADHPDLRLAVEGHTDADGDEAHNLDLSERRAQAVKEFLMERYGIDGSRLEAHGYGESQPVADNTTPEGKQQNRRVDLVRLP